The genomic stretch AACGGGCAGGAGTGGTTGCCGAGCTCAAAGCTAAATATCAAATTTGAAGTTTTCCCCACTTGCGACATCGGATTGTTGTGCCTTGGCTTGCTTTTGTAAGTAGCGTTTATAACGCTGTTGGCACAGGGCAATGACTTTGCGCTTTTGTTCGTTGCTTAATGAATTCCAGGCAAAACGTTCCTCACGGCTGCGATAGCAGCCTTTACAATAGCCACGATTATTAACCTGACAGATCCCCTTACACGGACTGGGGATCTCAAATATTTCTATCTGTTCCATTTGCGCTTTACTTGCTTGCCCCTAAGTTAAGCATACTGGCTAGATTGTGTG from Pseudoalteromonas sp. UG3-2 encodes the following:
- a CDS encoding DUF1289 domain-containing protein; amino-acid sequence: MEQIEIFEIPSPCKGICQVNNRGYCKGCYRSREERFAWNSLSNEQKRKVIALCQQRYKRYLQKQAKAQQSDVASGENFKFDI